Below is a window of Nocardia asteroides DNA.
GCGATTACCGGTGGCCCGGACGGCTTTCCCAGCCGGACAGGCCGTTCCAGCACAGGGCGGCCGTCACCTCGACGGCGTCGTGCTTGGGGATCGGCCGTCCGCCGTCGAGCCAATGGCGGGCGGCCAGGTGACTGGTGCCGACCAGGCTCCAGGCGTAGGTCGCGGCGGCGAGGTCGGCCACGCCCGCCGCGCGCAGTTCCGTGGCGACGAGATCGGCGCACGCGCGCAGGGCACTGCGGACCCGCCAGTCGACGCTGGGCTCGCTGGGGACCGGCGATTCGAAGACCAGCACGTGCCCGCCGGGATCGTCGTCCACGAAGTCGAAGTACACCGACACGGCACCG
It encodes the following:
- a CDS encoding TetR/AcrR family transcriptional regulator, whose amino-acid sequence is MTTDTTVSARGVRGDGRRAHRRHAVVVAARDVFVASGYHGARMAEISARAGISKPVLYDHFTNKLDLYLAVLQQYLDRMVDGVRTAVAADAPPRERLRGAVSVYFDFVDDDPGGHVLVFESPVPSEPSVDWRVRSALRACADLVATELRAAGVADLAAATYAWSLVGTSHLAARHWLDGGRPIPKHDAVEVTAALCWNGLSGWESRPGHR